Genomic segment of Trichoderma breve strain T069 chromosome 7 map unlocalized scaffold00007, whole genome shotgun sequence:
GGAGGATAATTTCTGGATGAGATGCTGAATTTAGTGAGGCGAGCGAGAGTGTAGGCCTGTTTGGATGCGGTATAATTGAGCCTAATGAAATCTCGCCATCAGGAAGAAAGTTGAAGCTAGGTGGAAAGAACCAGATTGGCTGAGCCATGGTTAATGGAGTAGTGCGGATTCGTAGATATATATTATATCTGTTTGGTGAATGTTGAGGTATTTTCAATTTCGAATGTGATGATTGCAAAAGCCTCGGTGTCAAGTACATGCATTAGCCACTTGATTCTATTGgctactattatattataaattgCCAAATGATTGGACAGAATATAGGTTTGGAATTATGTATTACAGTAGTACTAGAACCACATGGACTTATCTACGAGTGGCAATGcataaatatatatattggGATACAAAAAGAATGGCTCTGTATTTTCATAAACTTCAAGTAAACAAAAGTCTCTTCTACTGTCCCAATATTGTATTCCCACCAGTATATAAAGCAGCCTCAGATACCTTATGGATGCTATCAAGCACCTCGGGAATACCACTATTCTAAATTCAGTAAGCCAAACACTTCAAGACGTATTTGCCTGCTGAGAGCTGACACGTTGCAGACATGAATGGATCACAGAGAATCTCGTAAGATGCTTGGCAGAGTCTTGGTCTGATGTATCCCTCCAGAACGATATTGGGTCTACAAACCACATCCTACTGCCGTCATTTTTTTTCGCCATGGACTTGAACAGCGCTTCCATGCCGCTCTTTCTTCGAAGCAGCTTAAGTCGGGATAACTCATGGTCTCCCTTTGCAGATGGCTCGAGACAGGGCAAAAGATCAGCATACGCAATCATAGTAGAGCAGATAGCCGCTGCTACGGCTGTGGCAATTGATGATCCCGGTTGGCAAACCCCAGGATGCTTCGCCTGTATATCTGCGCAGAATTTGTCTGGAACGTCACTTCCGTAGGTGCCCCATATAGCAGCAGCCCCGTCAGGCAGCCGAGGATTTGTCTCCATGAAAGTGCCGCGACAATTGGCAGCATATATAGATATCACCGAAGAGTGACGAGCAGGAAAGTTTTCATCCTCAAAAGAGGAGTTGCCAGCACTCGCTAAGAATATCACAGACCCTTCTCGCTGCGCTTGGACTGACTTGATGGCATTGTCAATGCCTTTATGATCTCTTGGGAATCCAAAGGACATGGAAATGACATCAGCCTGGCATTCCACACCGGCCCATAGAATTGCCTATTACATATCAAATTGTTACTGTGTTGAACAAACATATTACACCATAGATCATGTTCACTCACCTCTTTGATGTTTTCCTGGCTAGCTTCCAGATCTTTTGTGTTCTTCGCCACACGGGCTATAATGATCTCAGCTGAAGGGGTACAATGCCTAACGAGTCTTGCCATCAAGGTGCCGTGACCAAATGTGTCAGTCATATTGATGGCCGAGCCGTCCGCAAAGTCTCGTTTACTCTTAATATGCCATGATGCGCTGCCGTTATCGCCTTCGTCATTGCCAGTATCTAAGATTGCTACGCGGATCGCTGTTCTCACTCCGTGGGTTCGCCGTTGCCGTTCAATTATCGTGCCGATGGAATTTAAATCTTTAAGCCACTCCTTGGGCTTTACCGTATTCCCAGAATGAAACGATGCCTCAAGCTTGGATAGTTCGTCCGGCAACCCTGTATCTAAAGGGACTGCTCTTGGTTTCCTGCGTATGCTAAGTGTGTTTCCAATTTTATGTCCAAAGCCAGTCTCGGCAAGGTACTTTAGCGGACGCACCACATTCTTGTAAaatttctttcttcgtgCCAAAATGCCTTCTTGTTTATCCAGCAATGTTTTAGCCGACGAATCTGTACCTTTGCCAACTGGGCCGAGTTTGTTCTGCCTATCAACAAGCATTTTGCCTTCTCGAATGCAGTATTCAATCGCTTTATCAAAGATCGATTTGTCCTTAAGCCCACCCCATTCAACTTTTTTGAAATTTTTTAACCAATCGTCAGCGATTTTATGGTCGCGGTTGGCTTGTGAGATCCTATTGCGTTGGGGAACAGATTGAAAAGGCTTGGAAAGTCCAatttccagcagcaacgtcCCAATAGCCAGAATCCGGGGATGCTGGTGAACTAGCCTTGCATCATCTAcaaaatcttcttctgggtCGTCCCTCGTTCCAAATGGGAATATCAAGTATGGTCGCAAGAATATCTCATCATTCTCTTCAGTAGGAGGCATGAACCAAATCTTCTCGCTCGTCCACTTGATACGCATCAAGTCTGAGTCGTAGAAGTGATGATAAGCCTGCGCAATGGTGTATGCTAGTATGATTTTATCTTTGGGTAGTAGTTGGAATCCGCGTAGCACATCAGCAAGGCTTTCTCCACGCCCAGGCCCAGGCTCAGTTTCGAGTTTTTTGTTCCTGTGGAATTGGAACTGGCTTTTGGATGGATCAAAGCCAATCTCTACACGGGCGTAGTGCCGCGTATCCACTAGATTGCAAAATGCCGGCTGAGGAGTTGCATTTTCTTCAATAACTGTGCTATCCTCTGGCTCTCTTATAAGCCGTTAGCGAGTACAAATGGTGGTGCAAAGAATGCGAACACTTACATTGTCAAATGGAAATCTTGCCAGTGAGCCATCTGCATTGGAGATATAAGAAGGCTCATGGAGGGAAAGTCATGCTCCTCTTCGATCAAGCATAATCTTGTGGGATGCCATGCTTGACTTTGATGATCATCTTGACTACCAAGCTCACTCGGTTTGCATTGAATGTGAAGTTCAAGTGCGTCGAATAGATGTCTGCTGAAATCAACCAGATGATTTTTCGAGACCGAGTTGAAGTTGACTGGCACGCTACCGCCATCATCATTACCATCGTCTATCAGTTTATAAAGGCGAGCGCAACTATTGTCAATAGTACTTATCAGATGCTCTGTATCTAGGGCTTTGAAGAAGGCTATAATGGAGCTGTTCTTCATTTGGTCGGTCGTATGAGGCTGTTTTCTGAAAAGCAGTTGAATGTCATGGAGAGGACCGTTTGAGCGCCAATGCTGCGCCCACTAAATTGCGTCAATACAGCTCTTCTGTTGTATACATGTAGATATGTCAATAGAGAGATAGACCTACGGTGTCTATGTAATCAAAATTATTCACCAGAATTTGACACAGCTCGTCAACTTCAGGCTCGATCCAATAAACTGGAATCGATTTGAGGGCGTGATGAGTCAGGGCCAAGTTTGTAGCAATCTGCATCACAAGACGCCGGCGGGCTGGAGGAAAGCTCCTCTCTTTAAGTCCATCATTAAGGGCTCTGAAGATGGGGATCGCCAGAGCCAAGAAGCAATCACGGTTGTTCAAGTCACTATCCATACTGTCTTCATCTGTATGAAGCATGCAAACACAGACGGGAGAATCTGTAGGAAACGAAAATGCAGTACCCCGCTCGACCGTGCCCTTGTCGACCAATGAAGCATTGATGCCCAAATCTGGAACCATGTGCAGCTCTCAGCCTCACTTCTCACCCCCCGCCTCAAATGTACAAggtatacatacatataaGAGAGTACGTACACATGCACGTAAATGCCTCTTAACGGCTAACTAGAACATCGGATTCGGATTAAGCAGTCCTTCTGTTTCTATAATATTCTTTGCATACGTGTTGATCTAGCTTTGGCTGCACCGATGTTGCGCTCTCCGTTAATAAAAGAATATCAGTTCTCATAATGTCCGCTAACATGTCAGTCTCAACCCTCACACAGCAATGCCTCGACAAATTTCATGAGGCAATGAGCCAGAAAAATGATTCGGGGCATCAAGATCACCTGGAAAACAGACTTGCAGGCTTCAACCTGTGGGTGGATAACGTCGGAGCCCTGGCCAAGTCGGGCGCATCTCTCGACTCCAGATTCCGATCCCGGCCTGACGACCTAGATTTAGTGAAAAACATCTTGAATCTTCTTTCGGATTTCTTAGACGAGTATAAAGATGCCATCCATAACGGCCTTTCAATTGACGAGCCTTTGTTGGATATAGATTCCGCCATTAGAAACCTGGCGAAAATTGGAATCGCGATACGCCGAACCGGCAAAGCTTCGAGAAGTCGCAAGGCCTATCAGTCATTCAACCCAGATGAGCACCACGAGTTCAAACAGCATCTGGAGTGTTTGATACTTCTTCGACCCAATGAAGATCGGCATCACCTATCTGGGCTGGAAATCTCTAGTATCAATGAGCTCAAGGATTCCCCATCAGCCGAGTCAAGCGAGAAGAATGGCATATCAAAGACCAAGCTTGAACAATTAGCTAAATCAAGGATGGAAGATCTCGCTTCCTCGAAGCTGAACGAAATTCAAAAAAGACTGGTTGACGCCAACCTCAGACGCAGACATAACTTTTTGTTAGCTCAAAAGAGGTCCCAGCGTGTCAAAAAAACGGCACAAACCAACTTCACCCCAGATAAGCATCAGTCTGACATTGTTCCTCTTAAAATCGCAAAAGTCCCACTCAGGGCCAAGGTGATAGACCAAGCCAATGTTCTTGCATCCATGGAACCTAAAGACGTGCCAACACAAAACATAGCAGCGCCTACTGTGACTGGTTATACAATTGCATCAACAGCCGAGGGGACTTTGCAGTTCGATCTGGCCAAAAGTCAGCAACGCGCACCAACCGTTGCTCCCTCCCAGATCTCATTCATTGCTGCCAACACTGAGTTTCCGAAGCCTCCGTCGTCCTTTCAAAGTCAATTCATGTTTAAATGTCCTTGTTGTTGTCAATCTCTGCCTAGTGAGGACTTTGCAAGTCCTAGTAGATGGAGGTAAGACAATTCCTCTTGCATATTCATTAATTTACCAGACGAGATATCTCACATCGTTCGGATAGGCAACATCTTATCGAAGATCTATGTCCATACACTTGTATCGCACAGTCGTGCCCAACGCCGGATAAGCTTTTCACCACTAGAAAAGCATGGGAACTCCATTTTGAGAATGATCATTCACCTCAATGGCAGTGTTTGTTATGcagcgaagatgatgagccgTTTTCATCAGAAGAAGATATAACTACACACACGCTGACTCAACACAAACAAGAGTTGTCAAAATACGAGCTCTCGTTTCTTCTATCCTCTGCTGAGGTGCGATATATGGGACTCGAAGCGTGTCCGCTGTGCTCATCACATGGACCACGAGACTCGACAGAGTTGGTTGACCACGTGGTGCATCATGCTTATGAATTTGCTCTTCGTGCTCTTCCATGGCCCCAATCTGTAAAAGAAAATCTTAACAAGCCGATAGGAACGTTTTCTCTACCAGAGGATGCTTCAAACTCTGAACAGCTTGAGAAATGGCTTGACAATTTAGAAGGGTCTGCGAAAGAGCTCTCTATATCTTCGTTTGACAAAATGGACCACTCACTGCCGGAGGAAGACGGTAAAACCCTTGAAGAAGACTATTTTGCAAACAACGGCTACTTTGAAGATAGGGAAACGGCAGATTCCTTCAAACGTCAAACGGCTCAAGGACGGTCTTCAATAGTATGGAGCGAGTCGTCTGGCCCAGATCTCGCTAATCAAGATGGTGTGAACGATCCTACACAAGCTGAAATAGATTTTTCTGCAGCTGTGTCACGAGGAGACGAAAATGCCGTTCGCTCTATGATTGAAGATTGCCAAACGTTTGATAGCGACGGcaaaataagaaaaagagcaTTAATGGCTGCTGTCCAGGGAGGACATGTCGCAATTGTCAAAGAGCTCCTCGGTAGTGGCATTGAAATCAACTCACAAGATAAACGCGGCCAGACAGCACTATTCTTTGCTACGGAACGAAATGACGTATCAATGGTGCGATATCTTATCAAGTCGGGTATTGATATAGATATTAAGGATCACAATGGCCTGACAGCATTGCACATAGCCATTCTCCAAGGTGATAAAGAATTGATCAGTGCGCTATTTACTCACGAAATTTATCAAAGCTTCACAGATAAACGTGTGAATGAGCTGTTATCATGGGCAGGAGAGAAAGGTCTCCATCCTGGTTATAAAGTCCTAAGCAGACTACGGACAAGATATATGTCAACTCCGAGCGGCACCTGGCAACCTTTTAAGGTCACAACTCACACTAGGGAGGTACAAAAGATGACACAAGTCAATGGCTTGACTACTCTTATCGATTCTATGATAGAGCCTGTATATTTCCGCCTGCTCGACGCTCTGCCGCGCGAGACTAAGAGAGTCTCTTTCAGTCTTGACGGAAAGTATATCGCGACCGGTAACAGCAGAGGATATGTAGAGGTTTTCAACTTTGAGACGAAGAAAAGCATATTTCAAATGGACCTGAAAACAAATTTCTACGTCTGGGGTATCTGTTTTAGCCCTGATGGGAAATATTTAGCCACTGCGTCCCGTCGCAGTGTCGAGGTAAGCAAGCTGTCAATCGGATCACCAATCAAAATACTAATGTAACTTGAAAATTTAGGTATTTAATATTGCAACGAAAGTCTTACAACACTATTTTCCTCACGGCGACATTGTTTATGCACTTGATGTCTCAAAAGATGGTCGTTTGCTCGCATATGGCGGTGGCAGTGGCACTGTTCACATTTGGGATTTGAAAAGAGGAGTCGAAATCAGGACTTTTAGGGCAGGTGAAAAGATTATCTTCGGCGTAAAAATATCTCCGGATTCCTCTTTTGTAGCTGCAGGTGGCTGGGACGGCAATGCCTACACTTGGGatttgaaaaaaaagccctCAGAGGTAAAGGGGTTTCGCCACGGGCGTATCGTTCATCGCCTGACTCTCTCTTCAGATGGCAAGTATTTGGTTACAGGGGGGGATCCTTCTCTCAAATTATGGGATCTGGACACTGGCGCATGTCTTTCAAACTTCGAGAATACCAACTCTCTGGTTACTGCGCTGTCAATGACTCCAGACGATAGGTGGATCGCAACTACCTTAGGAGACGGATCAGTCCGGTTCTGGGATCTGACAACAGGCAGAAGTCACTGCATATTCGATGCACACAAGAAACGTATCAGCTACATGGCGATTAGCCCCCTAGGCGGCTATTTTGTGACAGCTTCCAGAGATGGTATGCGTATCTGGTCATATGGTACTCCGGGGAGCGATGAAATGGGACAGTAGGAAAATATTACAGATACTATACACTAGATGCTAGAGATGGTCAGCGGATCTTGCAAGGCACCTGGCCAAAGAGCAAATGCCGTAACATCTACAGGTGTGTCGAGTCTTGAAggcttcagcttcagtcACGTCTGCTCTTAGGGAATCTAACTGGACAAGATACGGGATAACTGGGCGGAAAGCAAATCTATTCAGTACCCTCCATATCATCATTCATTCAACCAAAAAGAACAGCTGCTAGTGGTATCTTCCAAAAAAGTAGGTATACACAAAAGATAGTCGACACAAAACCAATCTAccaaccaacaccaaccaaCTCCACCCAtcataagaaaaaaaaaacgctATTTTCGTATCACAAATGCCGTTCAAAACTCGTTAAAAAAAACCATCGAGTAGCTCTCCCCCCTAAATATCAGGCAGTGTCCGAGTCTCATCCTGCATTATCTCGTCACCTCCCAgctccttttccagctcaTCGGCTACAAAACCCTCGTAGTCGTCCAAGCTCTTTTGCACGTGAATCTTGAACTTGATCACGTCGTTTAGCATGCGGTCAATCTCCGTGTGTAGCTCTTCTCGCAGCGAGTTGGCCCGCAATACAAGCTGCTCGTATCTGGAGGTAGTAAAAAGATGTTAGCCATTCTGATCCGCCCAAGAAGGTGTAGCTGATTCAGGCACAGTGAAAACTTACTCAATGGTCGTGTTGATCTCGCGTTGCTCTAGCAGCTGCACAGACTCTGTCAGGCCGGCTCGCATTCTGGATAGttccttttccatcttttcgaTTTGTGCGTCGGATCCCATCTTCTGCGCCGTAGCAACCTCTTTCGTCTTTTCATACTCCTCTTCTGCAGCCCTAACCCTGTGATTCAAGGCTTCAACCTCGTTCCGCTTGtcctcaatggcctccttAATGCCATCCAAGAGCTCGTGGTCCTTCATCATATCGTCCATTACAACGCTTCGTCGCTCTGCAATCTCCTTTCGCAAAGATATGAAGCTGCTGCGGACTTGGCCCCTGAGATCTAGGTTAAGGACGTGTCCTGGTTGATAGCCGGTTGTGGCATCAACCAATAGTCGGTCTGTCGCTGGGGTATGTGTTGTGCTGGAGCTCTTCCAGGTGGATGAATTCAGCTCGTTCTCGTTAAGGATAACCTGCAGCTCGTAGTCCCTGCCCTTAGCATTGGCTGCGGTAGCTGGTATGAGGGCTATTTGGTAGGCAATGGTGTTGTACTTGTCCACCACGCGCTCCAGCTCATCAAGCTTTCGGctggcctcggcctcctttTCCATGACCTTTTTCTTAATCTCTTCCAAGCGCTGTCCGGCCGACTCGATACCCCGTTGCAGACGTTCCCGTTCAGAAGTCATGCGGTCAATATCCTGCATGCTAATGCCTTGGGCGTCAACAGCTCTTTGGAGTCCTCGTCGTTCCTCATCGGcttctttcagctcttctaCAACCTTGTTTAGCTCCTCTTGTAAAACTTGAATGCGGGCTTCGTATTTTTCCGATCGCTGAACGGCGAGCTCGTTGTAGTCTTCAAACTTGACACGATCCTCTTCCATGATTTTGAAATGGTTATCCAAGACGGCAGGGTCCGGGGTGGACTTTTCAAGGTCCTCGATTTCCTTGGACAATCTCTCGTTCTCGGCCTCGAGCATCTCAAGCTCGGCTGTGTACTTTGAATTGGACTCTTCAAATGCCCTTGCCATGGCCTCAACGTGGGGGGCCAGTAGTCGctcggcatcctcgtcgccCATGTCGTCGTCCATAGCGAGCCAGTCTCTGTATGCACTACTaaggaagttgaagatgatctGGTCGCCACTTACATCGACGCCGACGTCGAGGCAAGCATCTATATACCGATTGCTGGCATAGCCCTCAAGCATTTGGGCCAGCTGCATCATCCAATGGAGCAGACCGAGAAAAGTACTCCAATTCTGGCCGCCCACGGCTGCAATCTGGCTTTTTGTGATGCTGCGCTCAAACGGGTATCGAAGCTGCTTAAGAATGGGCGGCACCTCTTGGTCAATATTCTTCTGGAATTTGTGACTGGGGTCGATTCGATGGTAGAGCCACTGGAACATGAAGTTGAAGTCCTTCTGCGTCGGCGACTTGAGAATGTTTTGTGATAACGAATgcttcatttccatctcaaagTTGTTTTGCACCATGTAGTCCATCAGCTCTTGGGCGATTCGGGCTTGGAAGGATCGGTCTCTCAGCGGCCGCGGATCGCGAGGGACGCCGGCTGCCTGGGGCGTGGTCTGGAAAAAGCTCTGGTGGCTCACGGGCCCGACTGTGGATTGCCGCGGACGATACACGCTGCTCCGTCTATCGCTATCCGTTGACGGTCTCGCAGCCAACGGGGTAAAGGCGCCCGGGTTGTATGTTGCTCTAGGCTGCTGAAAAGACGTTCGCTTGATAGAGGACAGGCCAATGTCGCCCAGGTTTGCGCCGGACGATGCGCGTTGGAACATTGGCTGGTTCGGGCGCGTCACAGCCAGGGAGTGCCTAGATCCCGACATGGAGCGGCCGTGGGCGGTGCCGTAGGTGGAGGGTCCCTGATTCTGGCGCTTCATTGTCGACCCTGGAGCCGGGATGCCGCTATTTGTACTGAGGCCGCCGAGCGTCTATGGCGTCGGTCAGCGGACGATGCGACGATGTTCCAGATTTCCCACTCTTGCGACAAAGGGAACCTACCTCTCTTTTCCTGCGGACGCTCCACAGGCCCGTGTCTTGAGACATTATAGGCGGTCGGGCCTctgctgttggtgat
This window contains:
- a CDS encoding subtilase family domain-containing protein gives rise to the protein MQMAHWQDFHLTIEPEDSTVIEENATPQPAFCNLVDTRHYARVEIGFDPSKSQFQFHRNKKLETEPGPGRGESLADVLRGFQLLPKDKIILAYTIAQAYHHFYDSDLMRIKWTSEKIWFMPPTEENDEIFLRPYLIFPFGTRDDPEEDFVDDARLVHQHPRILAIGTLLLEIGLSKPFQSVPQRNRISQANRDHKIADDWLKNFKKVEWGGLKDKSIFDKAIEYCIREGKMLVDRQNKLGPVGKGTDSSAKTLLDKQEGILARRKKFYKNVVRPLKYLAETGFGHKIGNTLSIRRKPRAVPLDTGLPDELSKLEASFHSGNTVKPKEWLKDLNSIGTIIERQRRTHGVRTAIRVAILDTGNDEGDNGSASWHIKSKRDFADGSAINMTDTFGHGTLMARLVRHCTPSAEIIIARVAKNTKDLEASQENIKEAILWAGVECQADVISMSFGFPRDHKGIDNAIKSVQAQREGSVIFLASAGNSSFEDENFPARHSSVISIYAANCRGTFMETNPRLPDGAAAIWGTYGSDVPDKFCADIQAKHPGVCQPGSSIATAVAAAICSTMIAYADLLPCLEPSAKGDHELSRLKLLRRKSGMEALFKSMAKKNDGSRMWFVDPISFWRDTSDQDSAKHLTRFSVIHSCLQRVSSQQANTS
- a CDS encoding ankyrin repeats (many copies) domain-containing protein; translation: MSANMSVSTLTQQCLDKFHEAMSQKNDSGHQDHLENRLAGFNLWVDNVGALAKSGASLDSRFRSRPDDLDLVKNILNLLSDFLDENLAKIGIAIRRTGKASRSRKAYQSFNPDEHHEFKQHLECLILLRPNEDRHHLSGLEISSINELKDSPSAESSEKNGISKTKLEQLAKSRMEDLASSKLNEIQKRLVDANLRRRHNFLLAQKRSQRVKKTAQTNFTPDKHQSDIVPLKIAKVPLRAKVIDQANVLASMEPKDVPTQNIAAPTVTGYTIASTAEGTLQFDLAKSQQRAPTVAPSQISFIAANTEFPKPPSSFQSQFMFKCPCCCQSLPSEDFASPSRWRQHLIEDLCPYTCIAQSCPTPDKLFTTRKAWELHFENDHSPQWQCLLCSEDDEPFSSEEDITTHTLTQHKQELSKYELSFLLSSAEVRYMGLEACPLCSSHGPRDSTELVDHVVHHAYEFALRALPWPQSVKENLNKPIGTFSLPEDASNSEQLEKWLDNLEGSAKELSISSFDKMDHSLPEEDGKTLEEDYFANNGYFEDRETADSFKRQTAQGRSSIVWSESSGPDLANQDGVNDPTQAEIDFSAAVSRGDENAVRSMIEDCQTFDSDGKIRKRALMAAVQGGHVAIVKELLGSGIEINSQDKRGQTALFFATERNDVSMVRYLIKSGIDIDIKDHNGLTALHIAILQGDKELISALFTHEIYQSFTDKRVNELLSWAGEKGLHPGYKVLSRLRTRYMSTPSGTWQPFKVTTHTREVQKMTQVNGLTTLIDSMIEPVYFRLLDALPRETKRVSFSLDGKYIATGNSRGYVEVFNFETKKSIFQMDLKTNFYVWGICFSPDGKYLATASRRSVEVFNIATKVLQHYFPHGDIVYALDVSKDGRLLAYGGGSGTVHIWDLKRGVEIRTFRAGEKIIFGVKISPDSSFVAAGGWDGNAYTWDLKKKPSEVKGFRHGRIVHRLTLSSDGKYLVTGGDPSLKLWDLDTGACLSNFENTNSLVTALSMTPDDRWIATTLGDGSVRFWDLTTGRSHCIFDAHKKRISYMAISPLGGYFVTASRDGMRIWSYGTPGSDEMGQ
- a CDS encoding HEC/Ndc80p family domain-containing protein translates to MSQDTGLWSVRRKRETLGGLSTNSGIPAPGSTMKRQNQGPSTYGTAHGRSMSGSRHSLAVTRPNQPMFQRASSGANLGDIGLSSIKRTSFQQPRATYNPGAFTPLAARPSTDSDRRSSVYRPRQSTVGPVSHQSFFQTTPQAAGVPRDPRPLRDRSFQARIAQELMDYMVQNNFEMEMKHSLSQNILKSPTQKDFNFMFQWLYHRIDPSHKFQKNIDQEVPPILKQLRYPFERSITKSQIAAVGGQNWSTFLGLLHWMMQLAQMLEGYASNRYIDACLDVGVDVSGDQIIFNFLSSAYRDWLAMDDDMGDEDAERLLAPHVEAMARAFEESNSKYTAELEMLEAENERLSKEIEDLEKSTPDPAVLDNHFKIMEEDRVKFEDYNELAVQRSEKYEARIQVLQEELNKVVEELKEADEERRGLQRAVDAQGISMQDIDRMTSERERLQRGIESAGQRLEEIKKKVMEKEAEASRKLDELERVVDKYNTIAYQIALIPATAANAKGRDYELQVILNENELNSSTWKSSSTTHTPATDRLLVDATTGYQPGHVLNLDLRGQVRSSFISLRKEIAERRSVVMDDMMKDHELLDGIKEAIEDKRNEVEALNHRVRAAEEEYEKTKEVATAQKMGSDAQIEKMEKELSRMRAGLTESVQLLEQREINTTIEYEQLVLRANSLREELHTEIDRMLNDVIKFKIHVQKSLDDYEGFVADELEKELGGDEIMQDETRTLPDI